The following proteins come from a genomic window of Pseudomonas putida:
- a CDS encoding non-ribosomal peptide synthetase, whose translation MDSTAASRIAKRFVLLPLEKRRQYLLKMREEGLSVASLPIPQVREAFDRLPLSFAQQRQWFLWQFDRQASAYHIPCALRLRGALNVAALQASLEALVRRHDSLRTRFVEDEQGVAQQVDSTVALALTLTTLDEQAVQAHIQARVREPFDLACGPLLRAELLQLGIDDHVLLLVQHHIISDGRSMQVMVKELTHCYARFSQGLTSQLPEPQLQYADYAIWQRHWMEAGEQERQLDYWRQRLGSAVPVLELPLDRPRPSVQRFDGARLPLAIPPALSLAVRQLAQARQATPFMVLLASFMAVLHRYTRQQDIRVGVPSANRNRVEAEDLIGFFVNTLVIDGQCQPTLSFEQLLDQVKTTTLQAQAHQDLPFEQLVEALQPERNLSHNPLFQVMFNHQVGAPQPNETALGHGLAIEPLPLAGETAQLDLTLNTFEDAQGLSASLTYATALFDHTSIQRLGDHWLRLLAQVVHAPQQALGEVTLLADEERQRLLTQWNATTHAYPATPSIHALVEAQARRTPDATALLFGDTPLSYAQLNRQANRLAHALIAQGVRQDTPVGIAAERSLELVVGLLAILKAGGAYVPLDPEYPAERLRYMVEDSGISLLLTQSHLRDRLPLPPRLPVLLLDQALAAQPEHDPQLPCAPEQLAYVIYTSGSTGRPKGAGNSHQALANRLQWMQAAYGLDASDTVLQKTPFSFDVSVWEFFWPLITGARLAIAAPGDHRDPARLVQLIVQHQVTTLHFVPSMLQAFLLDDQVARCSSLQRIVCSGEALPVEAQQQVFAQLPQARLYNLYGPTEAAIDVTHWTCRDEGKTGVPIGKPIANLACWILDAGLQPQPAGVIGELYLGGVGLARGYHQRPALTAERFVACPFQPGARMYRTGDLARYRADGVIEYCGRIDHQVKIRGLRIELGEIEARLMEQPTIHEAAVLAVDNQLVAYLVAKAGTPLPEREQLSQALLAHLPDYMVPNQWLFLQRMPLSPNGKLDRKALPAPGLAQAQASYSAAEDELQARLVQVWQRVLKREHVGIDDNFFELGGDSIVSIQLVSQARRDGLHFTPKELFSHQTVRTLAQVTLTQAEPAEAAYLPASGRSLLLPMQQQFFAQAVPQAQRWNQSVMLKANQALAPAHVRQALAALLATHDALRLRFSQVQGEWQARFAPHVPDDDVLWLFEPSQGDSWQGLCDRAQGSLDLAQGPLLRAVQGVVDGEQRLLLVIHHLAVDGVSWRILLEDLQSAYSQAAAGQACALPPRTLSVQDWALRLQAHAQSPAGEQEAAFWQRQCADIDSTLPVIDADATLRLCDSRSVTTHLDAATTTRLLKDCPAAYRTQINDLLLAALARVLQRWTGAGDHLVELEGHGREAFADFEADLTRSVGWLTSLYPARISAGSSLAEAIMLTKEHLRALPGKGAFFGALRSFASPAIREALAALPAARITFNYLGQFDSGNDDAATLMRPIPADKGREHSADAPLQNWLALNGQVFDGELRLNWSFSQRMFEPAQLQRLADDYAAELREVVALCGQGVRRGLTPSDVPLARLSQDQLALLPFACDQVEDIYPLSTVQQGMLFHTQDAGAGDFYINQTSVEVQGLETPRFIAAWGRLVERHEMLRSAFWQAPQLSEPLQVVLRQGQLDARELDWRGQAVEPARLTAAAEAERRRPFDLLAPPLLRLLLVRLDDERHQLILTSHHILMDGWSQSRLLGELFQCYAGQPLPAQQGRYSDYIRWLQAPAQQASEAFWRPRLAELQAPTQLAGAAGSRSGQEGHGALYLHWDEQRTNWLREQAQRLRVTPNTLVQAAWVLLLQRYTGQQTVCFGATVSGRPASLPGADSLLGLFINTLPIIQAPHPAQPVQDWLQQLQTCNLEVRDHEHTPLVDIQRWAQSNGQALFDSIIVFENYPIDERLQSAGAAGLRFGEAQLRDVTNYPMDLAVHLNTRVRIEFLYRLDHFQAQQVEAIRSHFEALLERLLSHPEAAVGTLGLLDTVVQPHAQPCDTAQHDLASLIGRHAQERADQVAVRCDGVQLTYGQLEEQANRLAWTLLERGIGREDRVGIALDRSVRTIVAFYAVMKAGAAYVPLDIDYPAERLQWIIGDADVALLLTDSVIGERLGIAPERRLDLDRCELSAQRHAPQQQTLDDQLSYMIYTSGSTGNPKGVAVARGPLRMHCQAIIERYEMGPSTRELLFMSFAFDGAQERWLSTLISGGLLVLRGNTLWTPQQTWDVLHAEAISIACFPPAYLQQLAEYGQAQPAPPPVRIYCFGGDAVADANFEQVKQVLKPQYLTNGYGPTETVVTPLLWKVPVTARCEAVYAPIGVAVGKRTLYVLDDCLNPLPAGLAGELYIGGEGLARGYHRRPGLSAERFVADPFSATGGRLYRTGDLVRQRPDGVFDYLGRLDNQVKVRGFRIELGEIEARLRDIANVLDAVVVAREGANGKQLVGYVVRGDGERAVTPMLEYLRQVLPDYMVPAQLMVLDALPLTPNGKVDRRALPEPLMCERQYQAPADDRQRALAAIWADVLGLEQVGVSDHFFELGGDSLSVLKVLSRLRNQPQLGLNLKLRDLIARPTIAELCPAEAREQTALDPLLLLNRKVERQAPLFCMHAGFGTVFDYRALAQQLDGVCSVYGLQNRMLLDRQWQDESLEAMAIDYAQYIRQKQPQGPYRLLGWSLGGTLALLVARELESQGQQIDLLGLVDPYVPGEPGAALDEDCGGDLRAFLAVVSGRPADSLPLFPVAANADATQLQALIERSLGTEAMDDLQSSEELARTFTVAMTLKALSLQVHALPAVRASLDCWWAQSSEPGVCQAFEAHHAIHSSQRLAADHYAIVSHGALLETVLHRLQPVAAPTL comes from the coding sequence ATGGACAGCACTGCCGCTTCGAGAATTGCCAAGCGCTTTGTCCTGCTGCCGCTGGAAAAGCGCCGGCAGTACCTGTTGAAGATGCGCGAGGAAGGCCTGTCGGTGGCCAGCCTGCCGATCCCTCAGGTACGTGAAGCGTTCGACCGCCTGCCGTTGTCGTTCGCCCAGCAACGCCAATGGTTCCTCTGGCAGTTCGACCGCCAGGCCAGCGCCTATCACATCCCCTGCGCCCTGCGCCTGCGCGGCGCACTGAACGTGGCTGCGCTGCAGGCCAGCCTTGAGGCGCTGGTGCGCCGCCATGACAGCCTGCGCACGCGTTTCGTCGAAGACGAACAAGGCGTCGCGCAGCAGGTCGACAGCACCGTCGCGCTGGCACTGACGCTCACCACGCTCGATGAGCAGGCCGTACAGGCCCATATCCAGGCGCGGGTACGTGAACCTTTCGACCTGGCTTGCGGCCCATTACTGCGTGCCGAGTTGCTGCAACTGGGCATCGATGACCATGTGCTGCTGCTGGTGCAGCACCACATCATCAGCGACGGCCGCTCGATGCAGGTGATGGTCAAGGAGCTGACCCACTGCTATGCCCGCTTCAGCCAGGGCCTGACCAGCCAGTTGCCAGAACCGCAGCTGCAGTACGCCGACTACGCCATCTGGCAACGCCACTGGATGGAAGCCGGCGAGCAGGAACGCCAGCTCGACTACTGGCGCCAGCGTCTGGGCAGCGCAGTGCCGGTGCTGGAACTGCCGTTGGACCGGCCACGCCCGAGCGTGCAGCGATTCGACGGTGCGCGCCTGCCGCTGGCCATCCCGCCGGCCCTGTCCCTGGCCGTGCGCCAGCTGGCCCAGGCACGCCAGGCCACACCGTTCATGGTGCTGCTGGCCTCGTTCATGGCCGTGCTGCACCGCTATACCCGCCAGCAGGACATCCGCGTCGGCGTGCCCAGCGCCAACCGTAACCGGGTCGAGGCCGAAGACCTGATCGGCTTCTTCGTCAACACCTTGGTCATCGATGGCCAGTGCCAGCCAACCCTGTCCTTCGAGCAACTGCTCGACCAGGTCAAAACCACCACCTTGCAGGCCCAGGCCCACCAGGACCTGCCTTTCGAGCAACTGGTCGAGGCCTTGCAGCCGGAGCGCAACCTCAGCCACAACCCGTTGTTCCAGGTCATGTTCAACCATCAGGTCGGCGCGCCCCAGCCGAACGAAACGGCCCTCGGCCACGGCCTGGCCATCGAGCCGCTGCCACTGGCAGGCGAGACCGCGCAGCTGGACCTGACCCTCAATACCTTTGAGGACGCCCAGGGCCTGAGTGCGAGCCTGACCTACGCCACAGCCCTGTTCGACCATACGTCCATCCAACGCCTGGGTGACCACTGGCTGCGCCTGCTGGCGCAAGTGGTGCATGCCCCGCAGCAGGCGCTTGGCGAGGTGACACTGCTGGCCGATGAAGAACGCCAGCGCTTGCTCACCCAGTGGAACGCCACCACCCACGCCTACCCTGCCACGCCGTCGATCCATGCCTTGGTCGAAGCCCAGGCACGCCGCACACCCGATGCCACCGCACTGCTGTTCGGCGACACCCCGCTGAGCTACGCCCAGCTCAACCGTCAGGCCAACCGGCTGGCCCACGCCCTGATCGCCCAAGGTGTGCGCCAGGACACCCCGGTCGGCATCGCCGCCGAGCGCAGCCTGGAACTGGTGGTTGGCTTGCTGGCCATCCTCAAGGCCGGCGGCGCCTACGTGCCGCTGGACCCTGAATACCCCGCCGAGCGCCTGAGGTACATGGTCGAAGACAGTGGCATCAGCCTGCTGCTGACCCAGTCGCACCTGCGCGATCGCCTACCGCTGCCGCCCCGGCTGCCCGTGCTCCTGCTCGACCAGGCGCTGGCCGCGCAGCCCGAGCACGATCCGCAACTGCCGTGCGCGCCCGAGCAACTGGCCTACGTCATCTACACCTCCGGTTCCACCGGCCGGCCGAAAGGCGCGGGTAACAGCCACCAGGCCCTGGCCAACCGCCTGCAGTGGATGCAGGCGGCCTACGGCCTGGATGCCAGCGACACAGTGCTGCAGAAGACCCCCTTCAGCTTCGACGTGTCGGTGTGGGAGTTCTTCTGGCCGTTGATCACCGGCGCCCGCCTGGCCATCGCCGCGCCGGGTGACCATCGCGACCCCGCGCGCCTGGTACAACTGATCGTCCAGCATCAGGTCACCACCCTGCACTTTGTGCCCTCGATGCTGCAGGCCTTCCTGCTCGACGACCAGGTTGCCCGCTGCAGCAGCCTGCAGCGCATCGTCTGCAGTGGCGAAGCGCTGCCGGTGGAGGCGCAGCAGCAAGTGTTCGCGCAACTGCCGCAGGCCCGCCTGTACAACCTGTACGGCCCCACCGAAGCGGCCATCGACGTCACCCACTGGACCTGCCGTGACGAGGGCAAGACCGGCGTGCCGATTGGTAAACCGATCGCCAACCTGGCCTGCTGGATCCTCGATGCCGGCCTGCAGCCGCAACCTGCGGGCGTCATCGGTGAGCTGTACCTGGGCGGCGTGGGCCTTGCCCGCGGTTATCACCAACGCCCGGCACTGACCGCCGAGCGTTTCGTTGCCTGCCCGTTCCAGCCTGGCGCGCGCATGTACCGCACCGGCGACCTGGCGCGCTACCGCGCTGACGGCGTGATCGAGTACTGCGGGCGCATCGACCACCAGGTGAAAATTCGCGGCCTGCGCATCGAACTCGGCGAGATCGAAGCGCGCCTGATGGAACAACCCACCATCCACGAGGCCGCCGTGCTGGCCGTGGACAACCAGCTGGTCGCCTACCTGGTGGCCAAGGCCGGCACACCGCTGCCGGAGCGCGAGCAACTGAGCCAGGCACTGCTGGCCCACCTGCCCGACTACATGGTGCCCAACCAGTGGTTGTTCCTGCAGCGCATGCCGCTGAGCCCCAATGGCAAACTCGACCGCAAGGCCCTGCCCGCCCCGGGGCTGGCGCAGGCCCAGGCCAGCTACAGCGCCGCCGAAGATGAACTGCAGGCACGCCTGGTGCAGGTCTGGCAGCGGGTGCTCAAGCGTGAGCACGTGGGCATTGATGACAACTTCTTCGAGCTGGGCGGCGACTCGATCGTGTCCATCCAACTGGTGAGCCAGGCTCGACGCGACGGCCTGCACTTCACCCCCAAAGAGCTGTTCAGCCACCAGACCGTGCGCACTCTGGCCCAAGTCACCCTGACCCAGGCCGAACCGGCCGAGGCCGCATACCTGCCGGCCAGCGGTCGCAGCCTGCTACTGCCGATGCAACAGCAGTTCTTCGCCCAGGCCGTGCCACAGGCGCAGCGCTGGAACCAGTCGGTGATGCTCAAGGCCAACCAGGCGCTGGCCCCGGCCCATGTGCGCCAGGCACTCGCTGCGCTGCTGGCCACCCACGATGCCTTGCGCCTGCGCTTTAGCCAGGTGCAAGGCGAGTGGCAGGCACGCTTCGCCCCGCACGTGCCAGACGACGACGTGCTCTGGCTGTTCGAGCCAAGCCAGGGCGACAGCTGGCAGGGCCTGTGCGACCGCGCTCAGGGCAGCCTCGACCTGGCCCAAGGCCCGTTGCTGCGCGCAGTGCAGGGGGTGGTCGACGGTGAGCAGCGCCTGCTGCTGGTGATCCACCACCTGGCCGTTGACGGTGTGTCCTGGCGCATCCTGCTTGAAGACCTCCAAAGTGCCTATTCCCAGGCGGCTGCCGGACAGGCCTGCGCGCTGCCACCGCGTACCCTGTCGGTACAGGACTGGGCCCTGCGCCTGCAAGCGCACGCACAGAGCCCGGCCGGGGAGCAGGAAGCCGCCTTCTGGCAACGCCAGTGCGCCGATATCGACAGCACGCTGCCGGTGATCGATGCCGACGCTACGCTGCGCCTGTGCGACAGCCGCAGCGTCACCACCCATCTGGATGCCGCGACCACCACGCGCCTGCTCAAGGATTGCCCGGCCGCCTACCGCACGCAGATCAACGACCTGCTGCTGGCCGCCCTCGCCCGCGTGCTGCAACGCTGGACCGGCGCCGGAGACCATCTGGTGGAACTCGAAGGCCATGGCCGCGAAGCCTTCGCCGACTTCGAGGCCGACCTGACCCGCAGCGTCGGCTGGCTGACCAGCCTCTACCCGGCCCGCATCAGCGCCGGCAGCTCGCTGGCCGAAGCGATCATGCTGACCAAGGAACACTTGCGCGCCCTGCCGGGCAAAGGTGCTTTCTTCGGTGCCCTGCGCAGCTTCGCCAGCCCGGCAATACGTGAGGCCCTGGCCGCGCTGCCCGCTGCGCGTATCACCTTCAACTACCTGGGCCAGTTCGACAGTGGCAACGACGATGCCGCCACGCTGATGCGGCCGATCCCGGCAGACAAAGGCCGCGAACACAGCGCCGATGCACCGCTGCAGAACTGGCTGGCACTCAATGGCCAGGTGTTCGACGGCGAGCTGCGGTTGAACTGGAGCTTCAGCCAGCGGATGTTCGAGCCGGCTCAACTGCAGCGCCTGGCCGATGACTACGCTGCCGAGTTGCGCGAGGTCGTGGCCCTGTGCGGCCAGGGCGTACGCCGGGGCCTGACCCCTTCGGACGTGCCGCTGGCCCGCCTGAGCCAGGACCAACTGGCCCTGTTGCCCTTCGCCTGCGACCAGGTCGAGGACATCTACCCGCTGTCCACCGTGCAGCAGGGCATGCTGTTCCACACCCAGGATGCCGGTGCCGGGGACTTCTACATCAACCAGACCAGCGTCGAGGTCCAAGGCCTGGAGACGCCGCGTTTCATCGCCGCCTGGGGCCGGTTGGTGGAGCGCCACGAGATGCTGCGCAGTGCCTTCTGGCAGGCGCCGCAGCTGAGCGAGCCACTGCAGGTGGTGCTGCGCCAGGGCCAGCTCGACGCCCGGGAGCTGGACTGGCGTGGCCAGGCCGTCGAGCCGGCGCGCCTGACCGCCGCCGCCGAAGCCGAGCGCCGCCGCCCGTTCGACCTGCTCGCCCCGCCCCTGCTGCGCCTGTTGCTGGTGCGCCTGGATGACGAGCGCCACCAACTGATCCTGACCAGCCACCACATCCTCATGGATGGCTGGAGCCAGTCACGCCTGCTCGGTGAACTGTTCCAGTGCTACGCCGGCCAGCCGTTGCCGGCTCAGCAAGGCCGCTACAGCGACTACATCCGCTGGCTGCAGGCGCCGGCGCAACAGGCCAGCGAAGCCTTCTGGCGGCCACGCCTGGCCGAGCTGCAGGCGCCCACCCAGCTGGCCGGTGCAGCCGGCAGCCGCAGCGGCCAGGAAGGCCACGGCGCGCTCTACCTGCACTGGGACGAGCAGCGCACCAACTGGCTGCGCGAGCAGGCCCAGCGCCTGCGCGTTACCCCCAACACCCTGGTGCAGGCTGCCTGGGTGCTGCTGTTGCAACGTTACACCGGCCAACAGACCGTGTGCTTCGGCGCCACCGTGTCCGGTCGCCCGGCCAGCCTCCCGGGTGCCGACAGCCTGCTGGGGCTGTTCATCAACACCTTGCCGATCATCCAGGCCCCGCACCCGGCACAACCGGTGCAGGACTGGTTGCAACAGTTGCAGACCTGCAACCTGGAAGTACGCGACCATGAGCACACGCCGCTGGTGGACATCCAGCGCTGGGCCCAGAGCAACGGCCAGGCGCTGTTCGACAGCATCATCGTGTTCGAGAACTACCCCATCGATGAACGCCTGCAATCGGCCGGTGCCGCCGGCCTGCGTTTCGGCGAAGCGCAACTGCGCGACGTCACCAACTACCCGATGGACTTGGCGGTGCACCTCAATACCCGCGTGCGTATCGAGTTCCTCTACCGCCTGGATCATTTCCAGGCGCAGCAGGTGGAGGCCATCCGCAGCCACTTCGAAGCCTTGCTCGAACGCCTGCTGAGCCACCCCGAAGCGGCAGTCGGCACGCTCGGCCTGCTCGACACCGTCGTGCAGCCACACGCACAGCCCTGCGATACAGCACAGCATGACCTGGCCAGCCTGATCGGCCGTCATGCCCAGGAGCGTGCAGACCAGGTGGCAGTGCGCTGCGACGGGGTGCAACTGACCTACGGCCAATTGGAAGAGCAGGCCAACCGCCTGGCCTGGACCCTGCTCGAACGCGGTATCGGGCGCGAGGACCGGGTGGGCATCGCCCTGGACCGCTCGGTGCGCACTATCGTTGCCTTCTACGCGGTGATGAAGGCTGGCGCGGCCTATGTGCCGCTGGACATCGATTACCCCGCCGAACGCCTGCAGTGGATCATCGGCGACGCCGACGTGGCCCTGTTGCTGACCGACAGCGTTATCGGCGAGCGCCTGGGCATCGCCCCGGAGCGCCGCCTGGACCTGGACCGGTGCGAGCTGTCCGCGCAGCGTCACGCGCCGCAACAGCAGACGCTGGACGATCAGCTCAGCTACATGATCTACACCTCCGGCTCCACCGGTAACCCCAAGGGCGTGGCCGTGGCCCGAGGCCCGCTGCGCATGCACTGCCAGGCGATCATCGAACGCTATGAAATGGGCCCGTCGACCCGCGAACTGCTGTTCATGTCGTTCGCCTTCGACGGTGCCCAGGAGCGCTGGCTGTCGACCCTGATCAGCGGGGGCTTGCTGGTGTTGCGTGGCAACACCCTGTGGACCCCGCAGCAGACCTGGGACGTGCTGCATGCCGAGGCCATCAGCATCGCCTGCTTCCCGCCGGCCTACCTGCAGCAACTGGCCGAATATGGCCAGGCCCAACCAGCCCCGCCCCCCGTGCGCATCTATTGCTTCGGCGGCGATGCAGTGGCCGATGCCAACTTCGAGCAGGTCAAGCAGGTACTCAAACCGCAGTACCTCACCAACGGCTACGGCCCTACCGAAACCGTGGTCACCCCGCTGCTGTGGAAGGTGCCGGTGACGGCGCGCTGCGAAGCGGTGTATGCCCCCATTGGCGTGGCCGTGGGCAAGCGCACGCTGTATGTACTGGATGATTGCCTCAACCCGCTGCCGGCAGGCCTGGCCGGCGAGCTGTACATCGGTGGCGAGGGCCTTGCCCGTGGCTATCACCGCCGCCCGGGGCTGAGTGCCGAGCGCTTCGTCGCCGACCCGTTCAGCGCCACTGGCGGGCGCCTGTACCGCACCGGCGACCTGGTACGCCAGCGCCCGGACGGGGTGTTCGACTACCTCGGGCGTTTGGACAATCAGGTGAAGGTCCGCGGTTTTCGCATCGAACTGGGTGAGATCGAGGCGCGCCTGCGCGATATCGCCAACGTGCTCGATGCCGTGGTGGTGGCGCGCGAGGGTGCGAACGGTAAGCAGCTGGTCGGTTACGTGGTACGTGGCGACGGCGAGCGGGCTGTCACCCCGATGCTCGAGTACCTGCGCCAGGTACTGCCGGACTACATGGTACCGGCGCAACTGATGGTGCTCGATGCCTTGCCGCTGACCCCCAATGGCAAGGTCGATCGCCGCGCACTGCCCGAGCCTCTCATGTGCGAACGCCAGTACCAGGCACCGGCGGATGACCGCCAGCGTGCGCTGGCGGCGATATGGGCCGATGTGTTGGGCCTGGAGCAGGTTGGGGTGAGTGATCATTTCTTCGAACTGGGGGGCGATTCACTGAGTGTGCTCAAGGTGCTCTCGCGCTTGCGCAACCAACCGCAACTGGGCCTGAACCTGAAGCTGCGCGACCTGATCGCCCGCCCGACCATCGCCGAACTGTGCCCGGCCGAGGCGCGCGAGCAAACGGCACTCGACCCACTGCTGCTGCTCAACCGCAAGGTCGAACGCCAGGCACCGCTGTTCTGCATGCATGCGGGCTTCGGCACGGTGTTCGACTACCGCGCACTGGCTCAGCAGCTGGACGGCGTTTGCAGTGTCTATGGCCTGCAGAACCGCATGCTGCTCGACCGCCAGTGGCAAGACGAGTCGCTCGAAGCCATGGCCATCGACTACGCCCAGTACATCCGCCAGAAGCAGCCCCAAGGCCCCTACCGCCTGCTGGGCTGGTCGCTGGGTGGCACCCTGGCGCTACTGGTGGCCCGCGAGCTGGAGAGCCAGGGCCAGCAGATCGACCTGCTTGGTCTGGTTGACCCGTATGTACCGGGTGAGCCAGGTGCGGCCCTGGACGAAGACTGCGGCGGCGACCTGCGCGCTTTCCTCGCCGTGGTCAGTGGCCGCCCGGCCGACAGCCTGCCGCTGTTCCCGGTAGCGGCCAATGCCGATGCCACGCAGCTGCAGGCACTGATCGAGCGGAGCCTGGGCACAGAGGCCATGGACGACCTGCAAAGCAGCGAGGAGCTGGCGCGTACGTTTACCGTCGCCATGACCCTCAAGGCCCTGTCGCTGCAAGTGCACGCCCTGCCTGCGGTACGCGCCAGCCTGGACTGCTGGTGGGCACAGAGCAGCGAACCGGGCGTCTGCCAGGCCTTCGAAGCGCACCACGCGATCCACTCCAGCCAGCGCCTGGCCGCAGATCACTACGCCATCGTCAGCCATGGTGCACTGCTCGAAACCGTGCTTCACCGCCTGCAGCCGGTGGCCGCACCAACCCTGTGA
- a CDS encoding alpha/beta hydrolase, giving the protein MSLDCDLEAFLELAELGRLTGKSQPMHQLGIAQARAEFENASRLLDPDPPAHVEVRALQFSCRDGAQLPARLYVRPGVTPKATLLYLHGGGYVVGSLDSHDCVCRRLACLGDYAVFAAHYRLAPEQPFPTALHDCQDAASWLQHSATELGLPSALVLAGDSAGATLATVLAIEAAQHPQAMAVKAQLLFYPVTESNTRRASHQRYAEGYLLESGTLDWFYDHYLGAAQAHNDWRASPLLHPALPAMAPAYVNLAQYDPLFDEGLDYARKLEASGTPTTLRIEAGLTHDFLRMSGITGATGEVYAAAGCWLEQVLA; this is encoded by the coding sequence ATGTCCCTGGATTGCGATCTGGAAGCGTTCCTGGAACTGGCCGAACTCGGCCGTCTGACGGGCAAGAGCCAGCCCATGCATCAATTGGGCATCGCCCAGGCGCGGGCGGAATTCGAAAACGCCTCGCGCCTGCTCGACCCCGACCCTCCCGCCCACGTCGAGGTGCGCGCCCTGCAGTTCAGTTGCCGCGATGGTGCGCAGTTGCCCGCCCGCCTCTACGTGCGCCCGGGCGTCACGCCCAAGGCCACCCTGCTCTACCTGCATGGCGGTGGCTATGTGGTCGGCAGCCTGGACTCGCATGACTGCGTGTGCCGGCGCCTGGCCTGCCTGGGTGACTATGCGGTGTTCGCTGCGCACTACCGGCTGGCGCCGGAGCAGCCGTTCCCGACGGCCCTGCACGATTGCCAGGACGCCGCCAGCTGGCTGCAGCACAGCGCCACCGAACTGGGCCTGCCGAGCGCGCTGGTGCTGGCCGGCGACAGCGCGGGTGCAACCCTGGCCACGGTTCTGGCGATCGAAGCCGCGCAACACCCGCAGGCCATGGCAGTGAAAGCACAGTTGCTGTTCTACCCGGTGACCGAGAGCAATACCCGGCGCGCCTCGCACCAGCGGTATGCCGAGGGTTATCTGCTGGAGAGCGGCACACTGGACTGGTTCTATGACCATTACCTGGGCGCCGCCCAGGCGCACAATGACTGGCGCGCCTCGCCTCTGCTGCACCCGGCGCTGCCGGCCATGGCGCCGGCGTATGTGAACCTGGCCCAGTACGACCCGTTGTTCGATGAAGGCCTGGACTATGCGCGCAAGCTTGAGGCGAGCGGCACACCGACCACCCTGCGCATAGAAGCGGGACTGACCCACGATTTTCTGCGCATGTCGGGAATCACCGGAGCGACTGGCGAGGTGTATGCCGCGGCAGGATGCTGGTTGGAGCAGGTGCTGGCCTGA